The following coding sequences lie in one Candidatus Methanomethylicota archaeon genomic window:
- a CDS encoding KH domain-containing protein — protein MGEGGRRVIREYVSVPPDRIGVVIGDRGAIKSRIEESTGVALTVDSSSSSVMLEIDPDKTPYENMMKAKNIITAIGYGFSPEKAFKLLEDDVILDVIDLTLYVGTSKNHLTRIKGRIIGENGKTRKIIEEYTGTFVSVYSNYVAIIGTYENVSVARRAVEMLASGKPHNAVYSFLDREKRRLKKLEFELWEKRKF, from the coding sequence ATGGGTGAAGGGGGGAGGAGGGTAATTAGAGAGTACGTGTCTGTACCCCCAGATAGGATTGGTGTAGTTATTGGGGATAGGGGGGCCATCAAATCCCGCATAGAAGAGAGTACTGGGGTAGCATTAACTGTGGATTCATCTTCAAGCTCCGTTATGCTTGAAATAGATCCAGATAAAACTCCATACGAGAATATGATGAAAGCTAAGAACATCATTACAGCCATCGGTTATGGCTTTAGCCCTGAGAAGGCTTTTAAGCTTCTTGAAGATGACGTAATTTTAGACGTTATTGATTTAACCCTATATGTTGGTACATCTAAGAATCATTTGACCAGAATTAAGGGTAGGATTATTGGTGAGAATGGGAAGACTAGGAAGATAATTGAAGAATATACTGGCACGTTTGTATCCGTATATTCCAATTACGTTGCAATAATAGGTACATATGAGAATGTTAGTGTTGCTAGGAGGGCTGTGGAGATGCTTGCTTCAGGTAAACCTCATAATGCCGTTTACTCCTTCCTTGATAGGGAGAAGAGGAGGCTTAAGAAGCTGGAATTTGAATTGTGGGAGAAGAGGAAGTTTTGA
- a CDS encoding translation initiation factor aIF-1A: MDRDASNSSESKVRPLGEGEILGVIINFLGFDRARVKCADGNIRICRIPGRFRKRMWFREGDIVVVVPWDFQPESRGDIVWMYTKSDIEKLKAEGLLPKDFDIESLLKS; encoded by the coding sequence ATGGATAGGGATGCTAGTAATTCCAGTGAATCAAAGGTTAGACCCCTTGGTGAAGGGGAAATTCTAGGCGTCATAATAAACTTTCTAGGTTTCGATAGGGCTAGAGTTAAATGTGCTGATGGAAACATTAGGATATGCAGGATTCCAGGTAGATTCCGTAAGAGAATGTGGTTTAGGGAGGGTGATATTGTGGTGGTTGTGCCATGGGATTTCCAACCTGAATCCCGCGGGGATATAGTTTGGATGTACACTAAGAGTGATATTGAGAAGCTTAAAGCTGAAGGTCTACTGCCAAAGGATTTTGACATTGAATCCCTCCTAAAGTCTTAA
- a CDS encoding serine protein kinase RIO: protein MSWDIDRVRDELHKIDYRRKKIKDSDMFETVEEVFDYSTLMILYDLFNRGVLSVMYGVVNSGKEARVYWAKDRSGLDLAVKIYLTSTSEFRRGMMTYIVGDPRFKVTSGKTRDIIYTWARKEYSNLVKAYNVGVRVPKPITVKGNVLVMEFIGVNGVPAPLLKDYTPTDIDAFFNVLMDYVSKLYCKARLVHGDLSEYNVMVFNESPVLIDFGQAVDLAHPLAEELLVRDVKNLLNFFSRMGVETPDLEEALQWVKGGGG, encoded by the coding sequence ATGAGTTGGGATATTGATCGTGTTAGAGATGAGCTTCATAAGATAGATTATAGGAGGAAGAAGATCAAAGATTCAGATATGTTTGAAACTGTTGAGGAGGTTTTCGATTACTCCACATTAATGATACTATATGACCTTTTTAATAGGGGGGTTTTAAGCGTCATGTATGGTGTTGTCAACTCTGGTAAGGAGGCTAGAGTCTATTGGGCTAAGGATAGAAGTGGATTGGATCTCGCAGTCAAGATATACTTGACATCCACTTCAGAGTTTAGGAGGGGGATGATGACGTACATTGTGGGGGACCCTAGATTCAAAGTTACAAGTGGGAAAACTAGGGATATAATATATACTTGGGCTAGGAAGGAGTATTCAAATCTAGTTAAGGCTTATAATGTTGGCGTTAGGGTTCCGAAACCCATAACCGTTAAAGGCAATGTTCTTGTAATGGAGTTTATAGGTGTTAATGGTGTCCCTGCACCCTTACTTAAAGATTACACTCCCACAGATATTGATGCATTCTTCAATGTCTTAATGGATTATGTTTCCAAGCTGTATTGTAAGGCTAGACTTGTACATGGGGATTTAAGTGAATACAATGTTATGGTTTTCAATGAATCTCCAGTTCTCATAGATTTTGGGCAGGCTGTGGATTTAGCTCACCCCCTAGCTGAAGAGTTATTAGTTAGGGACGTAAAGAATTTATTGAACTTCTTTTCCCGTATGGGTGTTGAAACCCCAGATTTGGAGGAGGCTTTACAATGGGTGAAGGGGGGAGGAGGGTAA